The genome window GTCGGCCGGCGCGCCGGCCTCGATCTGGCGCGCCAGGGCGGAGCTGCCCGCATAGGACACAACCACCTCGCCCCCTGTTTCGTTTCGCCAGAGCGCTGTCACGTCGTCGAGTGCTGTCTTCAGGCTCGCTGCGGCGAAGACCGTGAAAGGGGTCCCGGCCTCCGCGCGAACGCTTGTCATCGGCGACAAGGCCAATGCGAGCGCAAGGCACAGGCACAGGCACCGGATCGCGAGGCGCAAGCGCGTGGGCATGGGAAAACGACCTCCGGCATGGCAGGCGAGCGATATGTCTGGTCAGACATATCGTCTTCGGAGCGCTCTTTTGTCAATTGCCTTGCCTGTCCCGCCCGGCGCGGACCAGATCGCTCAACCGTCCAACGTCGACGGATGCGGCCTCGGCGGCAACGCGTTCGGCGGAGCGATAATGGGTCAGAACCCGCTCGCCCATCTTCGTCAGCGATGCCCCGCCGCCTTTCGCGCCGCCGCGACTGCGCGCCACCAGCGGCGCGGCAAAGGCGGCGTTGAGGCTTTCCACCAGCGTCCAGGCGCGCTTGTAGCTCATGTCCATGCGCCGGCCGGCCGCCGCGATCGAGCCGGTTTCCACGATGCCTTCCAGAAGATCGGCCTTGCCGGGCCCCAGCGCGAAGTCCGGGCCGAAGACGAGGCGAAGCCGCACACGGGGGGGAGAAGGATCCTGTGTCATACGCGAATCCTACTTCAGGCAAGGCAAAAGCAAAACGGCGGGGTCATGCCGGATCGTCGGGGGCGGCGTTTTCGCGCGGTGTGTCGATGGTGTTTCCCTCCACGTCGCGAAGCAGTTCCGCAACCAGCGGATTGGGAAAGCGGCGCGCCTGCGTCACCGCATAGAAGGTCTCACCGAGCGCGGGCAGGCGCGTGGCCTCGATCAGCCGGCCGTCGGCCAGTTCGCCCTCGACGACGATGGGCGGCACAACGGCAAGCCCCATGTCCTCGCGCGCCAGAAGGCGCATCATCGCCATGTCGTCGACCTCCGCCGCGATCCTCGGGCGCAGGCCGAGCCGGTCCGCAAGCGCGTCGAATCCGGTGCGCACGCTGCTTTCCAGCGGCGGCAGGATCACCGGGTTGGCCGCAATCAGCCGGGTCAGGTCGCCGCCATGCGGTTCGGTGCGTTGCGGCGTTCCGACAAGGCTCACCGGTTGTTCGGCCAGACGATGCGTGATCCAGGGGGTGGCGGCATCGCGGGCCGGGGGCTGGTTGATCAGGATGACGTCGAGCCTCAAGGCTTCGAGTGCGGCAATCAACTCGCCAAGGCTGGCGGAGCGCAGCACCACCTCCACGTCTTGGCGCGACAGCAGTGGGCGCAGGAAAGCGACCTGAAAGTTGCGCGAGAGCGTCGACAGAGCGCCCACGCGTATGACCTGGCGCGCCGGTGCACCGCTTCCGGCCAGGGTTGCCATCAGTTCCGAGCCTGAGGCGAAGATCGCATCCGCATGATCGAGCGCGATTCGGCCCGCCTCGGTCAGATGCAATTGCTTGCCGCGCCGGGCGAAGAGCGCATGTCCGACCTGCGCTTCCAGCTTCTGGATCTGCGTCGACAGCGCCGATTGCGAGACGTTCAGCCGCTCGGCCGTGCGCGTGAGGTTGCCCTCATGCGCCACCGCCCAGAAGTAGCGCAGGTGATTGTAGTTCAGGGTCGCCATTCAATCGTTCCTTTATAAAGAACGATAACAGTCAAATAATGAATTTAATAGATCATTTTGCCTCTGCTATGCCCTCGCCAACGGATTGTTCTGGAGGCCCGCATGACCCAGCTTGTCGCTTTTCTCCCCCTCGCCGCACCGATCGCGCTTCTGGTTGCCGCGTGTGTTGCGCTCAACGATCCAAGCATGCGCCCGCGTCATGCGCTTGCGTCCGCCGGCATCGCGTCGATGCTTGCGCTGGGCGCGGCGCTCGCCGGTGTCGCCGTGCTTGTCGGCTCCGGCCCGCTTACATCTCCGCTGATCGGCGCGGGCGGCATCGGTCTGTCGGTGCGGCTCGACGCCCTCAGCGTCGCCATGCTCGCTCTGGTCGCGACCGTCGGCGTGGTGGTGATCCGCTTCAGCGCCACCTATCTCGACGGCGATGCCCGGCAGGGGATCTTCACGGGTAGGCTCTGTCTGACGCTGGCCGCCGTCATGCTGCTGGTGACGAGCGGCAATACGGTCCAGCTCGCGCTCGCCTGGATCGCGACAAGCCTCGCGCTGCACGGGCTTCTGGTCTTCTACGGCGACAGGCCGCGAGCGGTGATTGCCGCGCGCAAGAAGTTCATCGCGGCCCGGCTCGGTGATCTTTTGCTGATCGGGGCGCTGGTGCCGCTGACGCTCGCCTTCGGCACCACCGACATCGCCACGATCCTTCAAGCGGCGCGGGACCTTCCGGCGGCGCCAGCCGGTGTCGGTTTCGCGGCGGTGCTGATCGCGCTCGCCGCCCTGGTCAAGTCGGCGGCTTTCCCGACCCACGGCTGGCTGCCTGAGGTGATGGATACGCCGACGCCCGTCTCCGCGCTCCTGCACGCCGGTATCATCAACGCCGGCGGGTTTCTGGCGATCCGTTTCGCCGATATCCTGGTGCTGTTCACGCCGTCGCTGCATCTGCTTGCGATCGTCGGCGGCTTCACCGCGCTCTTCGGCGCCGTGGTGATGCTGACCCAGACCAGCGTCAAGGTGTCGCTCGCCTGGTCGACGGTGGCGCAGATGGGCTTCATGCTGCTGCAATGCGGGCTGGGCCTCTTCGCGCTCGCCACCCTGCATCTGGTCGCCCATTCGCTCTACAAGGCGCATGCCTTCCTTTCCGCCGGCAGCGCCGCCGAGACGGTCGGCGAGACGCGGGCACTTGCGCTGCTCGCACCCGCGCCGGGCAGGATTGCCGTTGCCGGAGGTCTGGCGCTTGGCGTCACGGTCGCGCTTTCCTTCGGCTTCTCCGCCCTGCTCGGGATTTTTGGGGATGATACCGCAGCCGCAACGGCCGCCGCCTCGCCGCAGGCGATCGCGCTGGGCGCAATCCTGGTCTTCGGTCTGACATTGATGTTGGTGCACGCCGGTCCGAAAGACGGGGCGGGGGCATCCGGTGCGACAGGATCAGCGCCCGCGCTGCCGCTTGGCCGGCTGCTTGCCGTCTGCGTTGCCGTCACGCTCGCCTATCTTGCGCTGCATGCCCTGGCGCAGACGCTCTATGCCGGCGTGCTGCCGCCGCCACCGGTCGTCGATGTCGCGGGGATCGCCGTCATGCTC of Stappia sp. ES.058 contains these proteins:
- a CDS encoding winged helix-turn-helix domain-containing protein, translating into MTQDPSPPRVRLRLVFGPDFALGPGKADLLEGIVETGSIAAAGRRMDMSYKRAWTLVESLNAAFAAPLVARSRGGAKGGGASLTKMGERVLTHYRSAERVAAEAASVDVGRLSDLVRAGRDRQGN
- a CDS encoding LysR family transcriptional regulator, which translates into the protein MATLNYNHLRYFWAVAHEGNLTRTAERLNVSQSALSTQIQKLEAQVGHALFARRGKQLHLTEAGRIALDHADAIFASGSELMATLAGSGAPARQVIRVGALSTLSRNFQVAFLRPLLSRQDVEVVLRSASLGELIAALEALRLDVILINQPPARDAATPWITHRLAEQPVSLVGTPQRTEPHGGDLTRLIAANPVILPPLESSVRTGFDALADRLGLRPRIAAEVDDMAMMRLLAREDMGLAVVPPIVVEGELADGRLIEATRLPALGETFYAVTQARRFPNPLVAELLRDVEGNTIDTPRENAAPDDPA
- a CDS encoding proton-conducting transporter membrane subunit; its protein translation is MTQLVAFLPLAAPIALLVAACVALNDPSMRPRHALASAGIASMLALGAALAGVAVLVGSGPLTSPLIGAGGIGLSVRLDALSVAMLALVATVGVVVIRFSATYLDGDARQGIFTGRLCLTLAAVMLLVTSGNTVQLALAWIATSLALHGLLVFYGDRPRAVIAARKKFIAARLGDLLLIGALVPLTLAFGTTDIATILQAARDLPAAPAGVGFAAVLIALAALVKSAAFPTHGWLPEVMDTPTPVSALLHAGIINAGGFLAIRFADILVLFTPSLHLLAIVGGFTALFGAVVMLTQTSVKVSLAWSTVAQMGFMLLQCGLGLFALATLHLVAHSLYKAHAFLSAGSAAETVGETRALALLAPAPGRIAVAGGLALGVTVALSFGFSALLGIFGDDTAAATAAASPQAIALGAILVFGLTLMLVHAGPKDGAGASGATGSAPALPLGRLLAVCVAVTLAYLALHALAQTLYAGVLPPPPVVDVAGIAVMLLAVTSFALVTVFQLVEPARAASPAWRAARVHLANGLYVNTLFNRLAGAYTAPGHSKA